Below is a window of Cheilinus undulatus linkage group 8, ASM1832078v1, whole genome shotgun sequence DNA.
TTTATGGAAAAGCAACTATATGAAAGATTGCTCAATTCCATGTGGTCTTTGGGTGGTTTGATGAGAAATGAGAGGCTCCTTAAAGTCTTTGAGATCAATTTGTACCTGTATGTTTTTCATACATGAAACATAAAACTGATAAATCCACTCACCCTCTAATGAAATTAGCCACGTATTTCAAGAAATGAGGGATCACTTTGCTTAGTACAAAGTAATTCCCACACATATGCTGAATTTGTTCAAGTGTGTGGTCCTTACTTGACAGCTTATTTATAAACTTGCTACTTCAAATTCACCATGCACCCACATGcacattattgattattgactATAAAGCACCTGTTGGTCATTCATTCAAGGCAGGGAAACAAAAACTCTATCTTTTTACTGTAGGCAGTATTTCAAAGGCTCAAggatgcaaaaatgttttttttttttaaatgggcaTTTTTACTGGCCTACAAATTTATAATATGAAAGTggggtttgttttctttgcatgaACTATTTGTCTTCACAAGTGGACTATATATAGTCTTTAcattctcataattttgatgaACTCTGCTGTTTACATGACACATGGTGGAAACATGTTACTAAATGAGCTACAAAGCTGCATAAAACACAGTGCTGAACACGATGGAAATCATCACGCAGGAACACAGTCTAAATTTTTACCTGGAAGACCCCAAAACAGACTGCATCTTAAGCTGGCCACACACCACAAGACTTTAAGGCCAACTTTTGGCCAGACCCCCCACCCAAGTTTCTCTGACATTGTCTGTGCGTGGAATCTaatcttcaaaatcatgactagTGGGGTGTAACTACTTATGTTCATAAGCATATTGGATTGCACATAAAAAGAAGAGGAGTAGCAAGCGGACACACAAACACTAGATCCAGTTGAGCAGCAGTGCTACAAGACCTGCCagcttcttcttcctctccctAGCTTATCcttgctgtttttgaaaagcCTCTGGATGTGAAAAGGAGGGCTGAAGACTTTACAGATACTTATCAGAAGCTCAGGCTTCATTACAACAtcccatcctgtgtttacatggaccagTCTGGTGTCCTTCACTGTTGTAAATGAGTTGCAATTTTGCACGAGTAACCATTGCACCAGCTGTTTCTTAACAACTATGTGATGGTGTCAAGGCACACTTCATCAGTCACACTGTTATTGTACTGAGTCAGGACCTCAAAACTGAAGTACTAACCAAACCCTGAACTCTGAACTGTTAAACTCCTAGTTACTACAGACAGCAGGTGTGTGATCTGCTTGATTTGTCtagtgtgcgttcagaggatattaagatgaaaaatacttttaaactGTCCTTACATCTGTGTACTCCCATGTGTTTATTGTTGTTCAAGAACTGAACTAGTGTAGTGTGTGGCCATCTTTACACATCAGTGCAACTTGTAAACCAGACTTTAAAGCACATCTGAATTCTGACAGTCCCAGCCACATGACAGTGCAAACAGCTGGCCAATACAGCTGAAAGAGCCAGTCATTTGCTGTGGATTTAAAGGAAGAACACCATCTGAGCTGCTAAGGTGATCAACAAACCAGAGGACACACACGCAGGCTTGATCAGCCTGTGAAGGGGCCTGCCTCAGCAGAGAGTGTCTTGTGATAAATGGCTGAAATACCCTGTGATGCTGAGGTACACAACTGATGGTGTGTCCATGTAGTAGCATTGTCAGTTGGCAAACATCTCCAAATAACTCCCAGGAGTAACAATTTTAGAgtaatcccccccccccaaaaaaaacaatttcaggcacaagatttttttttctcactttaagCCCTGTACTTTATTTCAGtctgtatttaaatacaataaGAAATACCTTTACATTGATAAATCTTCTACTACTACATGcataataatttaaaacatataGGCAATGACTTATTAGCAGCAGGTATTATGGCATAGTGATTGGTGATCAGTGCAAAGTGTGTGTGGTTTTGGCTTCATCAAACCAGTACTGTCAGTTTCTCTTACTTTTTTGTGCCACAGTGTCAAACTGTAATCAGGTTGGCTACATAACAAAGCACACTTGGAGTAAAAACATGATCCGAAGCACTCTAGCCAAGTTAGGTCAAGTTCATCCTATAGCAGCATATTGTCTGTCACAGGCTGACTCATGTTCTCTTTGGATTTGTTTCAGGGTCATTAACAATTCGCAGCTCGACTCCATATGAAAAGCTAGCTTGGTTAATGAAATAAAGAGGATCGTTTTAACCAAGACCTGAGCTATAAGctttcactgctgttttttaaatgtggggTGTGCGGTGACACGATATgacataaatacacaaaaagttaaatttttttttttgtaatcagCCAAGTCCCCCATAATACAAGGTTGGGCCATTCAACCTAAAATATATACACTTCATAGGCCATTTCTCTCTTATAACAGGATTTTAGGTCCTTTTGTAGTTGTTTTATGCTTTAGTTTAATAGATGTTAAACAACTGAATACTTCTGTAATTTCTTATAACTGTGCATTAGCACCTCTCCTCACCCATGTTGATTTATTGTGATCAGCCCAtttcacagatgtatttttgattCAAAGATGCTATGATAAGTGCAATCCTGCTGGTGTCTTCTTCCATGAGGTAGCTCTGTGTTGCAAGTCACTTGAAACAAGTCATTAGCTGCTTTCCAAGCTTATTGTCACTGAAGTAGGATTATAACTACATGATCATCCTTTCCCTGCCACAGCATTTCCCCCTCAAAGTCCACCAGCCTCTGCTTCCTTGCTCGCAGAAGAATCCCCACCAGTTTATTAGAGATGCTAACATAATGCTCAAACAACTTCCCAAATTCAACGGCAATCACCAACCCATCACTGTCAGCTTTATTTATCGGCTCTCCAATGTCCCTGATCACCTCACACAGCTCCTGTACTTCTCTGCCTATGTGTGTATGAGCATCCTtccctctctgctctgtcaTGGATCCCTGCAGAGGCCTCCCATAGTCATCCTGTCCCCTCTGAGGGACAACCACACTGGTGGGCCTGGTGTTGTTGCTGAAGGGGTTGTGCTTCTGGTACTCCTGGTGCTCATGGGACCACTTCTGCCAGTTCTCTGTTAAACCTTTCACAGAGCCGATGGGCGCCGCAGTGTCATCTCTTAATGGGGCAGGAGCCAATAACATGTCTTCATCAGTTTCAGGGACGGTGGTGCTCTGGCTGTTTGTCCCCATCACTGGTTGTGCTGTGGGGAAATTAGAAAGCTTTGATTAATCAGCCATTTCTGCATGTAAGTATACTTCGTAGGATATTTACGGAGGGATAGCTCTGTTgaaattagtttatttttcaaaagaatCTAAAATTATCTTTTGGCTTTAGGATGTTTAATTTCTAGGGGTAGGCTATTGTGATTCAATTATGACTACTGCAGTAGAGGGTTAAGGGTTAAGCATTGCTCAGCAGTTTTAAACCACAGTCTGAACATGTCATTGTAAAACcataaaaattaaagacaatAAGAGATAACAAAATGAATATCAGATTATTATCAAAACTAGAAGTTAGCTTTGGGAGTACAGTAAATGCATAGTTTAAACAAGCCTAAGTACAACCTAACAACGATTTAGACAATGGTTAAACATGATCCAACTTACATGTCACACTCCGAATCAATCCTCTTTTCACCTGCAGTTAATTCTCATTCTATCCAAAGTTCATGAAAGCTGAGTACTTTTACTGTACGTAAACTACTTACAACTTAACAATACAGCAGCACTGCTGACTGCAGCAAGAGTCTCGGTCCTTCTCTGTGCTGAGGCAAAACCACTGCGATGGATACCTGAGCCAGCCAATGGCGTGTCAGAGGGAATCCCGGCAGCCAATCACTGATCAGATAATTTGACAAGGTGTATCTGAAGTAAAGCAGATTACAGTGTGAGGAGGGCAAGGATTTATCCATTAAGGATAAAAAATGAGAGCAATTTATCGACACACGCGAGTTGGAGTATTTAAGATTTAAGGTTAtgattgtggaaaaaaacaaatatgctTCCAACAAGGTACGTAGAGTTTTACACAATGATAGTTAAAACCACAAATTAGCTGCATCTCGTGAGCAAGCAGGTTGCCCGACTCTGTGGGTTTGTATGAAATGAatatattaaaaacattattaatttaatttcagtCCACACTTCCATTTCACTGGAAGAAAATCCCTTCCATTcctttccatttttggtcatttgttCCTCCAGCGGTACTTTGCCTTACAGCCTTGTTTCTAGTCGGACGTGTTTTGAATCCGCATCAAAATGGCGGCCACCTGTGGAGAATCATGCCACCAGTATCTGATTCATCTTGCTCAAGACAATTTGGACTTCAGGTTACCGGTAACACCAGTTAACGTTTGCTCTCAGTTaaagtttttttcctgttacgattattttaattatttttaattaagaaatgGCCAATAAGTCCACTGAACTAGTTACGGGCTAATTTAAACTGTATCACTATCGTGTTACGGCAGCGTTTCTGCACTTTGAGCAACATTTAATCATAATAATCAGCTGGAAATTTCAACTTGAATTATTTCTAGCTTGTATTATCAATGAAACTCTATCTAATTAAACGTTTTGTGATTTCGTGTCTGTTTAACCCTTAATTAAGCTTATatcttaaaaatgttcacaACTCTCCAACATTATCTGGTTGCGTTGTTATCAGAACTGAATTTTATTGCCAGATACATTTTCACACAGAAGGAATCTGACTTGGTGTTTGgtgcaaaacaaataacaaagaagaagaagagaaatatTAAGAGGCTAATTAAAATGTTGAGTGGCTAGACTTAAATAGATTGttatagaaaaaataaactagcaaagtaaaagtataaaatagaacaaaacatcaaaaagtatGTACGAAGGTAGAAAGTGAGACTGTACAGATGTACAGCTTTTTGTAGAGAATAGATTATAGTgcagtttttttccaaaggaAATTAACGCACACAGTGTGCATCTGTCAACAGAAGAGATAAAATCTTTTGTGCATTAATGTACACATAGCATAGACATGCAGTGTTTTTGTCTACTGATTCTTGGGTTCTCTGATGGTCTGTAGGGGGAGGGCCAGGGTATTGTTCTCGTGCTGGGAGTTTTTGGTCCTGATGAAGTGGAGGGCCTAAAAAAAGTCCATGTCCAGGTTGAGAGGGGTCGGCTGTAATTTTACCTGTATGCCTCAGAGACCTGGAGGCGCACAGGTTGTAGAGAGATGGTAGATTGTAGCCAAATACACTCTCTGCAGAATGGATGAtatgctgcagcctgttcctgtccctttCCTTAGCTTCAGTGTACCAGATGCTAGTCAATGATGTGAGGATGGATTTGAGGATataattctcattttgattaggaaaaaataaacattaaaccgaaaaaaaaaaaaaaaaaagaatttttgtaaactattttttaaattatttatttaaaacttttaaatgacCCTTGAATGTTTGTATAATGCATAGAGCATAACATTAACAATAAGTTCTAAAGtggtattttgaaacacatttcaggttaaagaattATTGCATCTCATACAGTTTTAAAActgattcagattcagacaactttGCTGATCCCAAAAGGACAATTCATTTACAGCTCAGCCATGTCCACTAAACACAACATTCGACTGAAACGTATCAGCAATGACATCAACAAACAGAGCTCAGTAAGGGACCGCAAGGTAATTTACActagaaaacacagaaatacaaatCTTAATTAATATACAGATAGATGTCccagtggttaaaaatgtcagttgAAATGACTGCTGTCCAAGTTCAGTAAGAAATGATAAAGACTTTGAGTAACAGTTAGTTTTACTCAGAGATGGCAATAATGAACTGAAAGCATTACAGTGAACTCACCAGCCAAAACATGATGAAATTGGCTGATAATGGTCTTAGCCTTCTTTTTGCCTGCATATCCCAGAGGGAACATAAATCTCTTTGCCTGACTCCAGTGATCTTGGAGCAGACAATAACAATGTTATTGAGgttgtttttgtccttaatgtaCTAACCATTAAACCAGAAATTGAAAGAATACTTTCGATAAATGAACAATAGGTATTGTCAATGTATGAGAAACACTTTAACACCAACAAAATAAGTGTATCATCTGAGTGAGGGTGTCTAGTTTTAGGTAGTTACTGGGGATGTCTCTTTTGTTTACTACTTTTTACATGAACTCCATTGCTAATGACCTTTTCccctaaatcagtggttctcaactgactGAGCCTCAGGGCCCACTACTTCCTTCTGAACTGGAGTTGGGACCCaaatttatgaggaaaaaaaaccctcaaacacTTAAATTTATTGGA
It encodes the following:
- the si:dkey-29b11.3 gene encoding actin-binding Rho-activating protein-like; this encodes MGTNSQSTTVPETDEDMLLAPAPLRDDTAAPIGSVKGLTENWQKWSHEHQEYQKHNPFSNNTRPTSVVVPQRGQDDYGRPLQGSMTEQRGKDAHTHIGREVQELCEVIRDIGEPINKADSDGLVIAVEFGKLFEHYVSISNKLVGILLRARKQRLVDFEGEMLWQGKDDHVVIILLQ